One part of the Roseomonas gilardii genome encodes these proteins:
- a CDS encoding universal stress protein, which produces MAYRRILLPLTGTAAGEAALQTALMMARIWHSHVHCLHVRVDARDVAPLAGEGLSGAMIEEMMAATERESGDRAHRVRALFDRFVASKDVQIATNAATANKANAATLSFESVAGREEDLVAQQSRLYDLAIVPHPEAGEDVSSSDALHAVLFDSGRPVLIAPRLPPETIGTRVCCAWNGTAESAAAIAAALPWLHHASAVQLLYATGYQRRGPAVDGILSYLRWHSIEAEAKEFQPVSKDIGAGLLTAAKDFGADLLCMGAYSHSRLRQLILGGVTRHVLENADIPVLMCR; this is translated from the coding sequence ATGGCTTACCGCCGAATCCTTCTCCCCCTGACCGGTACGGCCGCGGGAGAAGCCGCCCTCCAGACGGCGCTGATGATGGCGCGGATCTGGCACAGCCACGTCCATTGCCTGCATGTCCGCGTCGATGCGCGCGACGTGGCGCCGCTGGCCGGCGAAGGGCTCTCCGGCGCCATGATCGAGGAGATGATGGCCGCCACCGAACGCGAGAGCGGCGACCGCGCCCATCGCGTGCGGGCGCTCTTCGACCGCTTCGTGGCGAGCAAGGACGTGCAGATCGCGACCAACGCCGCCACCGCCAACAAGGCGAACGCGGCGACCCTGTCCTTCGAGAGCGTGGCGGGGCGGGAGGAGGATCTCGTCGCCCAGCAGTCGCGCCTCTACGACCTGGCGATCGTGCCGCATCCGGAGGCGGGGGAGGATGTCTCCTCCTCCGACGCGCTGCACGCGGTGCTGTTCGACAGCGGGCGGCCCGTGCTGATCGCGCCGCGCCTGCCGCCCGAGACCATCGGCACGCGGGTCTGCTGCGCCTGGAACGGCACGGCGGAAAGCGCCGCCGCCATCGCCGCCGCGCTGCCCTGGCTGCACCATGCCTCGGCGGTGCAGCTCCTCTACGCCACCGGCTACCAGCGGCGCGGGCCGGCGGTGGACGGCATCCTCTCCTATCTCCGCTGGCACAGCATCGAGGCCGAGGCCAAGGAGTTCCAGCCGGTGAGCAAGGATATCGGCGCCGGCCTCCTGACCGCCGCCAAGGATTTCGGGGCGGACCTGCTCTGCATGGGCGCCTACAGCCATTCCCGGCTGCGGCAGCTCATCCTGGGCGGCGTCACGCGGCACGTGCTGGAGAACGCGGACATCCCCGTCCTGATGTGCCGTTGA
- a CDS encoding SDR family oxidoreductase yields MDQDESSASRRRLMQGTAAGLAAAMVVPGLASTAQAQGTAPQASPGAAPKLEDPRAAYPAPPFQPQTQPWPGLASRMTPPPDHGEKSYRGSGRLAGRKALITGGDSGIGRAAAIAYAREGADVAIGYLPAEEEDAQQVAGLIREAGRKAVLLPGDIRDAGFCRKLVQDAVDGLGGLDILVNNAARQHHHDSILDLSEEDFDWTVRTNIYAMFWITKAAVPHLKPGSAIVNTSSVNAYQPSEILLDYAMTKAAIMNFSKGLAKQLAKRGIRVNAVAPGPFWTPLQVAGGQTEDNLKSFGAQTPLGRPGQPAEIAPIYVQLAAADGSYITGQVFGASGGAGMP; encoded by the coding sequence ATGGACCAGGACGAGAGCAGCGCCTCCCGCCGCAGGCTGATGCAGGGGACCGCGGCGGGGCTGGCCGCGGCGATGGTGGTGCCGGGGCTGGCCTCCACGGCGCAGGCCCAGGGCACCGCTCCGCAGGCCTCCCCCGGCGCCGCGCCGAAGCTGGAGGACCCGCGCGCGGCCTATCCCGCCCCGCCTTTCCAGCCGCAGACCCAGCCCTGGCCGGGACTCGCCAGCCGGATGACCCCGCCGCCCGATCATGGCGAGAAGAGCTATCGCGGCAGCGGCCGTCTCGCCGGGCGCAAGGCGCTCATCACCGGGGGGGATTCCGGCATCGGCCGCGCTGCCGCCATCGCCTATGCCCGCGAGGGCGCGGATGTCGCCATCGGCTACCTGCCGGCGGAAGAGGAGGACGCGCAGCAGGTGGCGGGGCTGATCCGCGAGGCCGGGCGCAAGGCGGTGCTCCTGCCCGGCGACATCCGGGATGCCGGGTTCTGCCGCAAGCTGGTGCAGGATGCGGTGGACGGGCTGGGCGGGCTGGACATCCTGGTGAACAACGCCGCCCGCCAGCATCACCACGACTCCATCCTCGACCTCAGCGAGGAGGATTTCGACTGGACGGTGCGCACGAACATCTATGCGATGTTCTGGATCACCAAGGCGGCTGTGCCGCACCTGAAGCCCGGCTCCGCCATCGTGAACACCAGCTCGGTCAATGCCTATCAGCCGAGCGAGATCCTGCTCGACTACGCCATGACCAAGGCGGCGATCATGAACTTCTCCAAGGGGCTGGCGAAGCAGCTCGCGAAGCGCGGCATCCGCGTGAACGCCGTGGCGCCGGGACCCTTCTGGACGCCGTTGCAGGTCGCGGGCGGGCAGACCGAGGACAACCTGAAGAGCTTCGGCGCGCAGACCCCGCTGGGCAGGCCGGGGCAGCCGGCCGAGATCGCGCCGATCTACGTGCAGCTCGCCGCGGCGGATGGCAGCTACATCACCGGGCAGGTCTTCGGGGCCTCGGGCGGCGCCGGCATGCCGTGA
- a CDS encoding ABC transporter substrate-binding protein, with product MLKRALLGGIAALSLTLATAEARAQELTMGVGAQVTSMDPHYHNLTPNSGVAGMVFGTLVATDANVRPQPGLALSWRPVDETTWEFKLRPGVKFHNGQDFTAEDVAFTIARVPTVPNSPSSFAQYVRAIKRVEIVDPLTVRFHTEAPYPLLPTDLVNVMMLDRQTHEGATTEDFNSGKAAIGTGPFRLVSYRSGDRIELERNDAYWGDKAHWSKVHYRMITSDAARTAALLAGDVDAIDQVPTSDLKRLRDDKRINVAETVGLRLIYLAMDQGNEGDSPFVTGPDGQKLGRNPLRDARVRKALSIAIDRQAIAARVMEDATVPTGQVMAAGTTGYVPDLPAPKPDPEAAKKLLAEAGYPQGFRITIHGPNDRYMNDARIIQAVGQMWTRIGVRTQVDAQPFTAFIARASRGDTSVHLMGLAATSGEASTMLRALLATQDKELGTGASNRGHYSNPAFDAKLNEAMRTLDDAKREAILQEATRMAMADTGLIPIHIQKNAWALRHGLTIDARADEYTRAQDVRPAD from the coding sequence ATGCTGAAACGAGCCCTTCTCGGCGGAATCGCCGCGCTTTCGCTCACCCTCGCCACGGCGGAGGCGCGCGCGCAGGAGCTGACCATGGGCGTGGGCGCGCAGGTCACCTCGATGGACCCGCACTACCACAACCTCACGCCGAATTCGGGCGTGGCCGGGATGGTCTTCGGCACGCTGGTGGCCACGGACGCGAATGTGCGGCCGCAGCCCGGCCTCGCCCTGTCCTGGCGCCCGGTGGACGAGACGACCTGGGAGTTCAAGCTGCGCCCCGGCGTGAAGTTCCATAACGGGCAGGACTTCACGGCAGAGGATGTCGCCTTCACCATCGCGCGCGTGCCGACGGTGCCGAATTCGCCTTCGTCCTTCGCGCAGTATGTCCGGGCCATCAAGCGCGTCGAGATCGTCGATCCGCTGACCGTCCGCTTCCACACGGAGGCGCCCTATCCGCTGCTGCCGACCGACCTCGTCAACGTCATGATGCTGGACCGGCAGACGCATGAGGGCGCGACGACCGAGGACTTCAACAGCGGCAAGGCGGCGATCGGCACCGGCCCCTTCCGCCTCGTCTCCTATCGCAGCGGCGACCGGATCGAGCTGGAGCGCAACGACGCCTACTGGGGCGACAAGGCGCACTGGTCCAAGGTGCATTACCGCATGATCACCAGCGACGCCGCGCGCACCGCCGCGCTGCTGGCGGGCGACGTGGACGCGATCGACCAGGTGCCGACGAGCGACCTGAAGCGGCTGCGCGACGACAAGCGGATCAATGTCGCGGAGACGGTCGGGCTGCGCCTGATCTATCTCGCGATGGACCAGGGCAACGAGGGTGATTCGCCTTTCGTCACCGGGCCGGACGGGCAGAAGCTCGGCCGCAACCCGCTGCGCGACGCGCGGGTGCGCAAGGCGCTGTCGATCGCCATCGACCGCCAGGCCATCGCGGCACGGGTGATGGAGGATGCGACGGTTCCCACCGGGCAGGTGATGGCGGCGGGCACCACCGGCTACGTGCCCGACCTGCCGGCGCCGAAACCCGATCCGGAGGCGGCGAAGAAGCTGCTGGCCGAGGCGGGCTATCCGCAGGGCTTCCGCATCACCATCCACGGCCCCAACGACCGCTACATGAACGATGCGCGGATCATCCAGGCCGTGGGGCAGATGTGGACGCGGATCGGCGTGCGGACCCAGGTCGATGCGCAGCCCTTCACCGCCTTCATCGCCCGCGCCAGCCGTGGCGACACCAGCGTCCACCTGATGGGCCTGGCGGCGACGAGCGGCGAGGCCTCCACCATGCTGCGTGCCCTGCTGGCGACGCAGGACAAGGAGCTGGGCACCGGCGCCTCCAACCGCGGGCACTACTCAAACCCCGCCTTCGACGCGAAGCTGAACGAGGCCATGCGGACCCTCGACGACGCGAAGCGGGAAGCGATCCTGCAGGAAGCGACGCGGATGGCGATGGCGGATACGGGGCTGATCCCGATCCACATCCAGAAGAACGCCTGGGCGCTGCGCCATGGGCTGACCATCGACGCCCGCGCGGACGAATACACGCGCGCCCAGGACGTGCGTCCGGCGGACTGA
- a CDS encoding M20 family metallopeptidase → MRNDPISLDRLSAEVEAKSPAFTAVADRIWGHAELRFQEHRSVEEQIALLEAEGFRVTRNVGGIPTAFMAEAGSGGPVLGFLGEFDALAGLSQEAGAAEPKPVTPGATGHGCGHNLLGAGTMLAAVAARDALAANDLSGTVRYYGCPGEEGGSGKTFMAREGAFDDLDAAVSWHPGVVSSVMSSRSLANFQVYFRFHGRASHAAGSPWLGRSALDAVELMNVGVNYLREHMPLDCRVHYAITNSGGVSPNVVQAEAEVLYLIRGPRVKEAQALFERVKACAEGAAIMTGTRMSMEIDKACSDTIPNTALEMRMHENLLRLGAPAFDEADRRFAAELRRSLSEEDIADSIGAVGAPEEVGAQVLHEGVLPFDGRSRAGNGSTDVGDVSQIVPVVQCWGATWAVGTPFHTWQAVAQGKSPHAHKGMVQAAKAMAATALDAFRDPELLARAKAELRERTGGRPYACPIPGEVLPPPLRQQRG, encoded by the coding sequence ATGCGCAACGATCCGATCTCCCTCGACCGGCTCTCCGCCGAGGTCGAGGCCAAGAGCCCCGCCTTCACCGCCGTGGCCGACCGGATCTGGGGCCATGCCGAGCTGCGCTTCCAGGAACACAGGTCGGTCGAGGAGCAGATCGCGCTGCTGGAGGCCGAGGGCTTCCGTGTCACCCGCAATGTCGGCGGCATCCCGACCGCCTTCATGGCCGAGGCCGGGTCCGGCGGCCCGGTGCTGGGCTTCCTGGGCGAGTTCGACGCCCTGGCCGGGCTGAGCCAGGAGGCCGGGGCGGCGGAGCCGAAGCCCGTCACCCCCGGCGCCACCGGCCATGGCTGCGGCCACAACCTGCTCGGCGCCGGGACCATGCTGGCCGCCGTGGCGGCGCGCGACGCGCTGGCGGCGAACGACCTGTCCGGCACGGTGCGCTATTATGGCTGCCCGGGCGAGGAAGGCGGCTCCGGCAAGACCTTCATGGCGCGCGAGGGTGCCTTCGACGACCTCGACGCGGCCGTTTCCTGGCATCCGGGCGTGGTGAGCAGCGTCATGTCCTCCCGCTCGCTGGCCAATTTCCAGGTCTATTTCCGCTTCCATGGCCGTGCCTCGCACGCGGCGGGCTCGCCCTGGCTGGGCCGCTCGGCGCTGGATGCGGTGGAGCTCATGAATGTCGGCGTGAACTACCTGCGCGAGCACATGCCGCTGGACTGCCGCGTGCATTACGCCATCACCAACAGCGGCGGCGTCTCGCCCAACGTGGTGCAGGCGGAGGCCGAGGTGCTCTATCTGATCCGCGGCCCGCGCGTGAAGGAGGCGCAGGCCCTGTTCGAGCGGGTGAAGGCCTGCGCCGAGGGCGCCGCGATCATGACCGGCACGCGGATGAGCATGGAGATCGACAAGGCCTGCTCCGACACCATCCCGAACACGGCGCTGGAGATGCGGATGCATGAGAACCTGCTCCGCCTCGGCGCGCCGGCCTTCGACGAGGCGGACCGCCGCTTCGCCGCCGAGCTGCGCCGCTCGCTGAGCGAGGAGGACATCGCCGACAGCATCGGGGCTGTGGGCGCCCCGGAGGAGGTGGGCGCGCAGGTGCTGCACGAGGGCGTGCTGCCCTTCGATGGCCGTTCGCGCGCCGGCAACGGCTCCACCGATGTGGGCGATGTCAGCCAGATCGTGCCGGTCGTGCAGTGCTGGGGCGCCACCTGGGCCGTGGGCACGCCCTTCCACACCTGGCAGGCGGTGGCGCAGGGCAAGAGCCCGCACGCGCACAAGGGCATGGTGCAGGCGGCCAAGGCCATGGCGGCCACGGCGCTCGATGCCTTCCGCGACCCGGAGCTGCTGGCCCGCGCCAAGGCCGAGCTGCGCGAGCGGACGGGCGGCAGGCCCTATGCCTGCCCGATCCCCGGCGAGGTGCTGCCGCCGCCGCTGCGCCAGCAGCGCGGCTGA
- a CDS encoding 2-hydroxyacid dehydrogenase, whose product MTIPLLLAIDVAPENQARLRDAGFEPLPAAGPDRMPGSRAAEIRAVLTNGSSGFSAAQIAALPALEIVCALGAGYEKIDLAAASARGITVTNGAGTNDVAVADHAMMLLLATVRGVVQADAAARRGEWAGARQLRPSVSGKRLGLLGLGHIGQRIAERGAGGFGMEVAYHSRRPREGSPFRHEPDLGALASWCDFLVVAAPGGAETRHLVDAAVLRALGPGGFLVNIARGSVVDTGALIEALEQERIAGAGLDVVEGEPDDIPARLTRLENVILTPHIAGRSPEAVLATVRLVIDNLRAHFSGQPVLTPVSA is encoded by the coding sequence TTGACCATTCCCCTCCTGCTCGCCATCGACGTCGCGCCCGAGAACCAGGCGCGGTTGCGGGATGCGGGCTTCGAGCCCCTGCCCGCCGCCGGTCCGGACCGGATGCCCGGGAGCCGCGCCGCGGAGATCCGCGCCGTGCTGACCAACGGCTCCAGCGGCTTCTCCGCCGCGCAGATCGCCGCCCTGCCCGCGCTGGAGATCGTCTGCGCCCTGGGCGCCGGCTATGAGAAGATCGACCTCGCCGCCGCCTCGGCGCGCGGCATCACCGTCACCAATGGCGCGGGCACCAACGACGTGGCGGTCGCGGACCATGCGATGATGCTGCTGCTGGCCACCGTGCGCGGCGTGGTGCAGGCTGATGCCGCCGCGCGGCGCGGGGAATGGGCGGGGGCGAGGCAGTTGCGGCCCTCGGTCAGCGGCAAGCGGCTGGGGCTGCTCGGCCTGGGCCATATCGGGCAGCGCATCGCCGAGCGGGGCGCCGGCGGCTTCGGGATGGAGGTCGCCTATCACAGCCGCAGGCCGCGCGAGGGCTCTCCCTTCCGGCACGAGCCGGACCTCGGCGCCCTGGCGTCCTGGTGCGACTTCCTGGTGGTGGCCGCGCCGGGCGGGGCGGAGACGCGCCATCTCGTGGATGCGGCGGTGCTGCGGGCGCTCGGGCCGGGGGGCTTCCTGGTGAATATCGCGCGCGGCAGCGTGGTGGATACCGGGGCGCTGATCGAGGCGCTGGAGCAGGAGCGCATCGCCGGGGCGGGCCTCGACGTGGTGGAGGGCGAGCCGGACGACATTCCTGCCCGGCTGACCCGCCTGGAGAACGTGATCCTGACGCCGCATATCGCGGGCCGCTCGCCCGAGGCGGTGCTGGCGACGGTGCGGCTGGTGATCGACAACCTGCGGGCCCATTTCTCCGGGCAGCCGGTGCTGACGCCGGTTTCCGCCTGA
- a CDS encoding sigma-54-dependent transcriptional regulator, with the protein MTDLAFVDDDPFLREANLQSAGLAGLEARGFASAEEALSAIGEDFPGVVVTDLRMPGMDGTELFRRLRRMDPDLPVILITGHGDIAMAVAAIREGAYHFLAKPYPAEELMGAVRHALEKRRLVLENRRLARAVAAAEADSPLLGNTPEMVRLRKVLRQIADAQVDVLIEGETGTGKDVVANALHRMSRRAARPFVALNCGALPETVIESELFGHEPGAFTGAQKRRVGRIEHADGGTLFLDEIEAMPLALQVKLLRVLETREIAPLGTNEIRRLDLRVVAATKTNLLDLSRRGEFREDLYYRLHVVTVHLPALRQRRDDIPLLFAHFLRRAAERFGLPVPEVTPALRHHLMEHDWPGNVRELTHHAERVALGLSEEAAPPGEVPPASLPERVDAYEAMVIRDALREHDGDVRATIEALGIPRKTFYDKLRRHDIDQRAYRLRE; encoded by the coding sequence TTGACCGACCTCGCCTTCGTGGATGACGACCCCTTCCTGCGCGAGGCCAACCTGCAGAGCGCCGGTCTGGCGGGGCTGGAGGCGCGGGGCTTCGCCTCGGCGGAGGAGGCGCTGTCGGCGATCGGGGAGGATTTCCCGGGCGTCGTGGTCACCGACCTGCGGATGCCGGGCATGGACGGGACGGAGCTGTTCCGCCGCCTGCGGCGGATGGACCCGGACCTGCCGGTGATCCTGATCACGGGCCATGGCGACATCGCCATGGCGGTGGCCGCGATCCGGGAGGGGGCCTATCACTTCCTGGCCAAGCCCTATCCGGCCGAGGAGCTGATGGGCGCGGTGCGGCACGCGCTGGAGAAGCGGCGGCTGGTGCTGGAGAACCGCCGCCTCGCCCGGGCCGTGGCGGCGGCCGAGGCGGACAGCCCGCTGCTGGGCAACACGCCGGAGATGGTGCGGCTGCGCAAGGTCCTGCGGCAGATCGCCGATGCCCAGGTGGATGTGCTGATCGAGGGCGAGACCGGCACCGGCAAGGACGTGGTGGCCAATGCGCTGCACCGCATGAGCCGCCGCGCCGCGCGGCCCTTCGTGGCGCTGAACTGCGGCGCCCTGCCGGAGACGGTGATCGAGAGCGAGTTGTTCGGCCATGAGCCCGGGGCCTTCACCGGGGCGCAGAAGCGCCGCGTCGGGCGGATCGAGCATGCCGATGGCGGCACGCTCTTCCTCGACGAGATCGAGGCCATGCCGCTGGCCTTGCAGGTCAAGCTGCTGCGGGTGCTGGAGACGCGGGAGATCGCGCCGCTCGGCACCAACGAGATCCGCCGGCTGGACCTGCGCGTGGTGGCGGCCACCAAGACGAACCTGCTGGACCTGTCCCGGCGCGGCGAGTTCCGCGAGGACCTGTACTACCGCCTGCATGTGGTGACGGTGCATCTCCCTGCCCTGCGGCAGCGGCGGGACGATATTCCCCTGCTCTTCGCGCATTTCCTGCGCCGGGCGGCGGAACGCTTCGGCCTGCCTGTGCCCGAGGTCACGCCGGCCCTGCGCCACCACCTGATGGAGCATGACTGGCCGGGCAATGTGCGCGAGCTGACGCATCATGCGGAGCGGGTGGCGCTGGGGCTGTCGGAGGAGGCCGCCCCGCCGGGCGAGGTGCCCCCGGCCAGCCTGCCGGAACGGGTGGATGCCTATGAGGCCATGGTGATCCGCGACGCGCTGCGGGAGCATGACGGCGACGTGCGCGCCACGATCGAGGCGCTCGGCATCCCGCGCAAGACCTTCTATGACAAGCTGCGCCGCCACGACATCGACCAGCGGGCCTACCGGCTGCGGGAATAG